Proteins from one Methanococcus maripaludis C5 genomic window:
- a CDS encoding translation initiation factor IF-2 subunit alpha, whose amino-acid sequence MRNDFPEEGDIIIGNVIDVKSFGAFIELLEYPGKEGMVHISEVSSGWIKNIRDHIKKGQRVVAKVMRVTPHKNQIDLSLKRATDQQKKVKVQEWKRFQRAEKLLQFASEKLGKTVEEGWEVVGYPLIDEFGELYDAFESIVIEGKEVLGELETPLPKEWADVIYEIASENIELSSVKVAGIVSLTTTDPTGVKILKNGLKKALKANPYEDVEVNITYIGAPKYRVEVLAPDYKSGEDVLRRVSEEAIDFIKKHAGGTGSFVRVEE is encoded by the coding sequence ATGAGAAACGATTTTCCTGAAGAAGGGGACATTATAATCGGAAATGTTATCGATGTTAAGTCTTTCGGGGCATTTATCGAACTTTTGGAGTATCCTGGGAAGGAAGGAATGGTTCACATTTCTGAAGTTTCTTCTGGATGGATTAAAAACATAAGAGACCATATTAAAAAGGGTCAAAGAGTAGTTGCAAAGGTAATGAGAGTAACCCCTCACAAAAACCAGATCGATCTTTCATTGAAAAGGGCAACCGATCAACAGAAAAAAGTAAAAGTTCAGGAATGGAAGAGATTCCAAAGAGCTGAAAAATTACTCCAGTTTGCATCAGAAAAACTTGGAAAAACGGTTGAAGAAGGATGGGAAGTTGTTGGATATCCTTTAATCGATGAATTTGGGGAATTATACGACGCTTTTGAATCAATAGTAATTGAAGGAAAAGAAGTTTTAGGGGAACTTGAAACACCACTACCAAAAGAATGGGCAGATGTAATTTACGAAATTGCAAGTGAAAACATCGAACTTTCAAGTGTTAAAGTTGCAGGAATCGTTTCTCTTACAACAACTGACCCAACAGGAGTAAAAATCCTTAAAAACGGTCTGAAAAAAGCTTTAAAAGCAAACCCTTACGAGGATGTAGAGGTAAATATCACCTATATCGGAGCTCCAAAATATCGGGTAGAAGTACTCGCACCAGACTACAAAAGCGGAGAAGACGTGCTCAGAAGAGTGTCTGAAGAAGCAATCGACTTTATTAAAAAACACGCTGGCGGAACTGGAAGCTTTGTAAGAGTTGAAGAGTAA
- a CDS encoding RNA-protein complex protein Nop10, with protein MKMKKCPKCGRYTLKDFCSECNEKSVTVKPPRFSPVDKYGKYRRALKKAKM; from the coding sequence ATGAAAATGAAAAAATGCCCTAAATGTGGAAGATACACATTGAAAGATTTTTGTAGTGAATGTAATGAAAAATCCGTTACAGTAAAACCTCCGAGATTTTCTCCAGTTGATAAATACGGAAAATACAGAAGGGCCCTTAAAAAAGCCAAAATGTGA
- the arfB gene encoding 2-amino-5-formylamino-6-ribosylaminopyrimidin-4(3H)-one 5'-monophosphate deformylase — MVDLRYASGNIFDEKVHEMGIIALGSFLENHGSALPIDTDAKIASYIALNVSISTGAKFLGVVIPSTEYSYVKHGIHDSIEDVITYIKYLVENGRKIGINKFLIINCHGGNTIILDELSKLNSKDCFIKMESVCLTHASTEEVSLGYAVGILSEDNMKTHDPKIYEEIGMVGLKEAREKNEAIDLEAKSVEKNGVFLDKTHGKSLLNDLITNYVEIVRNMI, encoded by the coding sequence ATGGTTGATTTGAGATACGCTTCCGGAAATATTTTTGATGAAAAAGTCCACGAGATGGGAATTATTGCTCTTGGATCATTTCTTGAAAATCATGGTTCAGCCCTTCCAATCGATACAGATGCAAAAATTGCATCATATATCGCATTGAATGTTTCAATTAGTACCGGTGCAAAATTTCTGGGTGTAGTTATCCCTTCAACAGAATATTCTTACGTGAAACACGGTATTCACGATTCCATCGAAGATGTAATTACTTATATTAAATATCTGGTCGAAAATGGCAGAAAAATCGGGATAAATAAATTCTTGATTATAAACTGCCACGGCGGAAACACCATAATTTTGGATGAACTTTCAAAATTGAATTCTAAAGACTGTTTTATCAAAATGGAAAGCGTATGTTTAACCCATGCATCAACTGAAGAAGTATCCTTGGGATATGCAGTTGGAATACTTTCAGAAGACAATATGAAGACCCATGATCCCAAGATTTACGAAGAAATTGGAATGGTCGGTCTAAAAGAAGCAAGGGAAAAAAACGAAGCTATAGATTTAGAAGCAAAATCTGTAGAGAAGAATGGTGTTTTTTTAGATAAAACTCATGGAAAATCCCTTTTAAATGATTTAATTACCAATTATGTTGAAATTGTTAGAAATATGATTTAG
- a CDS encoding methanogenesis marker 9 domain-containing protein, translating to MWENSPSHICRGGDLRGLAFCCPPVKYCPLHKALESIDMPVEEFSKIKKDFGSRTRLGLGKNTCFGSLIWCCKVTKPCPFRDSAMLAIDMGEDEYMELKKELAEEIIKKSKMFEEGVKALEEQGIPRGDAEKAILEAGDLKKAYELVKKQI from the coding sequence ATGTGGGAAAATTCCCCTTCACACATCTGCAGAGGCGGCGATTTAAGGGGGCTTGCATTTTGTTGCCCTCCTGTAAAATATTGCCCATTACACAAGGCGTTAGAATCTATCGATATGCCTGTAGAAGAATTTTCAAAAATAAAAAAGGATTTTGGAAGCAGAACAAGGCTTGGACTTGGGAAAAACACCTGTTTTGGTAGTTTGATCTGGTGCTGTAAGGTTACAAAACCTTGTCCATTCAGAGACAGTGCAATGCTCGCAATAGACATGGGTGAAGATGAATACATGGAACTTAAAAAAGAGCTTGCTGAAGAAATAATTAAAAAATCAAAAATGTTTGAAGAAGGCGTCAAAGCTTTGGAAGAACAGGGAATTCCAAGGGGCGACGCAGAAAAAGCAATTTTGGAAGCTGGCGACTTAAAGAAAGCATATGAACTTGTAAAAAAACAAATTTAA
- a CDS encoding homoserine dehydrogenase, which yields MKIILVGFGIIGKGVLKTITLKSEHLKKRYGMDLQVAAICDRSGAAIDENGLDLELALKIKEETGKIANYPEKGCEMGILEVIESVSADAVVEVSPTNIETGEPAKSYMLKAFECKKHVVSANKGPLAVSFKDLVKCAKENKVCFRYEASVGGAMPIINLAKETLAGNDIKLIKGILNGTTNYILTKMEKEQLDFDTVLKEAQELGIAETNPHQDISGLDTAAKIVILANSIFGRDVTIKDVNLEGITRITPEALAMANKSGHTIKLIGEVTDKKLEVCPKLIPIDSPLNVKGSLNVAMVNTDLANDIVVVGAGAGDIETASAILSDLVNIHQTLKN from the coding sequence ATGAAGATAATTCTTGTAGGATTTGGAATAATTGGCAAGGGTGTTCTAAAGACCATTACCCTCAAATCAGAACACTTAAAGAAGAGATATGGAATGGATTTACAAGTTGCTGCAATTTGTGACAGAAGCGGTGCTGCAATTGATGAAAACGGTCTCGATTTGGAATTGGCCTTGAAAATTAAAGAAGAAACCGGAAAAATAGCAAATTATCCTGAAAAAGGATGCGAAATGGGCATTTTAGAAGTTATCGAGTCAGTTAGTGCGGATGCTGTTGTGGAGGTAAGTCCCACAAACATTGAAACAGGAGAGCCTGCAAAATCATACATGTTAAAGGCGTTTGAATGCAAAAAACACGTCGTAAGTGCAAATAAAGGCCCCCTTGCAGTTTCATTTAAGGACCTTGTAAAATGTGCAAAAGAAAATAAAGTTTGTTTCAGGTATGAAGCTTCAGTCGGTGGCGCAATGCCGATCATCAATCTTGCAAAGGAAACATTAGCAGGAAATGATATTAAATTAATAAAAGGAATCTTAAATGGGACTACAAACTATATACTGACCAAAATGGAAAAAGAACAGCTTGATTTTGATACGGTATTAAAAGAAGCTCAGGAACTTGGAATTGCGGAAACAAACCCTCACCAGGATATCAGCGGCTTAGATACTGCTGCAAAAATCGTAATTTTAGCAAATTCAATATTTGGAAGAGACGTAACTATCAAAGACGTAAATTTAGAAGGAATTACAAGAATTACGCCTGAAGCACTTGCTATGGCAAATAAAAGTGGCCATACGATAAAATTGATAGGCGAAGTTACAGATAAAAAACTCGAAGTATGTCCAAAACTTATACCTATTGACAGTCCATTAAACGTTAAAGGAAGTTTAAACGTTGCAATGGTCAATACTGATCTTGCAAACGATATCGTGGTTGTTGGAGCCGGTGCCGGAGACATTGAAACTGCTTCAGCGATATTAAGCGATTTAGTAAATATTCACCAGACACTCAAAAACTAA
- a CDS encoding sodium:solute symporter: MDILLLNVIVLIYLLVIGYLGYKGWKGTSSAEDYMVGGRKIHPFVMAMSYGATFISTAAIVGFGGFSGLFGMSLLWLTFLNIFLGIFIAFVFFGKRTRKMGHNLNALTFPELLAKRFESKFIQWFSGLLIFCAMPIYAAAVLIGAARFIETTLSISFDVALLVFSVIIAVYVVMGGLKGVMYTDAFQGTIMFFGMLFLLYMTYDILGGVTTAHQAISNMSGLVPANLASMGHAGWTSMPTFGSPMWWTIVSSIILGVGIGVLAQPQLIVRFMTVKSNRELNRAVLIGAVFILIATGTAYVVGTLSNVYFMNTEGILSIGATVSDAFPTGNSDSIMPLYINKAMPEWFIYIFLVSLLAAAMSTISSQFHAQGTSIGRDVYETLCGKKGLNSVIITRFGIIVAIVIAVILGYILPGGIVARGTALFFGLCSAAFLPAYALGLFWKRATKEGAISGLLTGTFVSLFCLLFVHQKEAAALGISKMLIGRDVLISSMPWPYVDPMVISLPLAFIATVVVSLLTKAPSEEHLKKCFKGI; the protein is encoded by the coding sequence ATGGATATCCTTCTTCTAAACGTGATTGTGTTAATCTATTTGTTAGTTATTGGATACCTTGGATACAAAGGTTGGAAAGGAACTTCAAGTGCTGAAGATTACATGGTTGGAGGTAGAAAAATCCATCCATTTGTTATGGCAATGAGTTACGGTGCTACATTTATCAGTACTGCTGCAATTGTTGGTTTTGGTGGATTCTCGGGCCTATTTGGTATGAGTTTGCTCTGGCTGACGTTTCTAAATATCTTTTTAGGTATCTTTATAGCATTTGTATTTTTCGGGAAAAGAACCCGAAAAATGGGCCATAACTTAAATGCGCTTACATTTCCGGAGCTTCTGGCAAAACGATTTGAAAGTAAATTTATACAGTGGTTTTCGGGCCTTTTGATATTCTGTGCAATGCCGATTTATGCGGCAGCAGTTTTGATTGGTGCTGCAAGGTTTATAGAAACCACACTTAGCATCTCATTTGACGTTGCACTGCTTGTATTTTCAGTAATTATTGCAGTATACGTTGTAATGGGCGGTTTAAAAGGTGTGATGTACACAGATGCATTTCAGGGAACAATCATGTTTTTTGGAATGTTATTTTTGCTCTACATGACCTACGATATACTTGGCGGGGTTACTACAGCTCACCAGGCAATTTCAAATATGTCAGGGTTAGTTCCAGCAAACCTTGCTAGTATGGGGCATGCTGGGTGGACTTCGATGCCGACATTTGGTTCTCCAATGTGGTGGACAATCGTTTCGAGCATAATTTTGGGTGTTGGAATCGGAGTTTTAGCACAACCTCAGCTCATTGTTAGATTTATGACTGTAAAAAGTAACAGGGAATTAAATAGGGCTGTTTTAATTGGTGCAGTCTTCATTTTAATTGCTACAGGTACCGCATACGTTGTAGGAACCCTTTCAAACGTGTACTTCATGAATACCGAAGGAATTCTCTCAATTGGTGCAACCGTGTCAGATGCATTCCCAACTGGAAACAGTGACAGTATCATGCCATTATATATCAACAAAGCGATGCCAGAATGGTTTATTTACATATTCTTGGTTTCGTTACTTGCAGCTGCAATGTCGACCATTTCAAGCCAATTCCACGCCCAGGGTACGTCGATTGGAAGGGACGTTTATGAAACATTGTGTGGTAAAAAAGGATTGAATTCGGTAATTATCACAAGATTTGGAATCATTGTAGCAATTGTGATTGCAGTTATCTTAGGATACATACTTCCAGGAGGAATCGTTGCAAGAGGAACTGCATTATTCTTTGGACTGTGCAGTGCTGCGTTTTTACCGGCATATGCGTTAGGATTATTCTGGAAAAGAGCTACAAAAGAAGGTGCGATTTCAGGGCTTTTGACAGGTACTTTTGTAAGCTTGTTTTGCCTGCTATTTGTTCATCAAAAAGAAGCAGCAGCACTTGGAATTTCAAAAATGTTGATTGGTAGAGACGTTTTGATTTCCTCAATGCCTTGGCCATACGTGGATCCAATGGTAATTTCATTACCCCTTGCATTTATTGCAACAGTAGTTGTAAGTCTCTTAACAAAAGCACCTTCAGAAGAACACCTTAAAAAGTGCTTTAAAGGAATCTAA
- a CDS encoding symporter small accessory protein yields the protein MLGISDPYVLSAYVLCILSTLLCVIYGALNWNKGSETETDEIEEELEWEKEEEKMKDEIGTVV from the coding sequence ATGTTAGGCATTTCAGACCCTTATGTATTAAGTGCATACGTGCTCTGCATCCTGAGTACACTATTATGCGTGATATATGGGGCATTAAATTGGAATAAAGGTTCAGAAACCGAAACAGATGAAATTGAAGAAGAATTAGAATGGGAAAAAGAAGAAGAAAAGATGAAAGATGAAATCGGAACGGTGGTCTAA
- a CDS encoding CDP-2,3-bis-(O-geranylgeranyl)-sn-glycerol synthase: protein MDLLLLLFSAIWYILPAYIANAVPCILGGGRPVDFGKNFFDGYRLIGNGVTYRGTFFGILFGIITGILQHFIVILYMDPESAFNYGLSGYIILSFLLATGALFGDMLGSFIKRRFKLNQGQSAPLLDQITFIVFALLFAYPFYPLPINTIILLLVISPLIHLSSNIVAYKLHLKKVWW, encoded by the coding sequence ATGGATTTACTTTTATTGTTATTTAGCGCCATATGGTATATTTTGCCGGCATATATAGCTAATGCGGTTCCTTGTATTTTAGGCGGTGGAAGACCTGTTGATTTTGGAAAAAATTTTTTCGATGGGTATAGACTTATTGGAAATGGTGTAACTTACAGAGGTACTTTTTTTGGAATACTTTTTGGAATAATTACTGGAATTTTACAACATTTTATTGTTATATTATATATGGACCCAGAGTCAGCGTTTAACTATGGATTATCAGGATATATTATTTTGAGTTTTTTACTTGCAACTGGCGCTCTTTTTGGAGATATGCTTGGAAGCTTTATTAAAAGAAGATTTAAATTAAATCAAGGGCAATCAGCTCCTTTGTTAGACCAAATAACATTTATTGTATTCGCATTATTATTTGCATATCCATTCTACCCATTACCTATAAACACAATTATACTTTTACTCGTAATTTCCCCACTAATCCATCTTTCCTCAAATATTGTCGCATATAAACTTCATTTAAAAAAAGTATGGTGGTAA